One region of Qipengyuania gaetbuli genomic DNA includes:
- a CDS encoding cysteine desulfurase family protein translates to MIYLDYQATTPLAPEARDAMLRWLDGPGGTGFGNPHSPHRMGRQAKAAIELAREQVAALFPAGGKVVFTSGATEAINLAIRGSGKGGTVSVSAIEHAAVLDTAQDAGKRHVLNVAADGQCNTKQDLPADTRLVCVMQVNNEIGTIQPTLEWHRKAKASNALYLCDAVQAYGKIEVTGADMIAISAHKFHGPKGVGALWVREGLDLDEVQTGGGQEFGIRSGTLSPALIAGMGAAAAEAKDRLEQDRDHVETLWKRALELFEGWKLNGSAEARWHGNLNIRRDGLDVNRLMSDCREVMFSAGSACASGSGRTSHVLEAIGLSKAQAKSSIRLGFGRYTTMDEIEQAAKAINSAAREQEL, encoded by the coding sequence ATGATCTACCTCGACTACCAGGCTACGACCCCGCTTGCCCCCGAAGCGCGCGATGCCATGTTGCGCTGGCTCGACGGTCCGGGCGGCACCGGCTTCGGCAATCCGCATTCCCCGCACCGCATGGGACGGCAGGCGAAAGCCGCCATCGAACTGGCGCGCGAGCAGGTGGCGGCGCTCTTTCCGGCAGGCGGCAAGGTCGTCTTCACCTCCGGCGCGACGGAAGCGATCAATCTCGCCATAAGGGGCAGCGGGAAGGGCGGCACGGTCTCGGTATCCGCCATCGAACACGCCGCAGTGCTCGATACCGCGCAGGACGCGGGCAAGCGCCATGTCCTCAATGTGGCCGCCGACGGCCAGTGCAATACGAAGCAGGACCTTCCTGCCGATACGCGGCTGGTTTGCGTCATGCAGGTGAACAACGAGATCGGCACGATCCAGCCCACGCTCGAATGGCACCGCAAGGCGAAAGCGAGCAACGCGCTCTATTTGTGCGACGCGGTGCAGGCATACGGCAAGATCGAGGTGACCGGCGCGGACATGATCGCGATCAGCGCGCACAAGTTTCACGGCCCCAAGGGCGTCGGCGCCCTGTGGGTGCGCGAAGGGCTGGACCTCGACGAGGTGCAAACGGGCGGCGGACAGGAATTCGGCATCCGGTCGGGCACACTCAGCCCCGCGCTGATCGCGGGCATGGGCGCTGCGGCAGCGGAGGCGAAGGACCGGCTCGAACAGGACCGCGACCATGTCGAAACGCTCTGGAAGCGGGCGCTCGAACTGTTCGAGGGCTGGAAGCTCAACGGCAGCGCGGAGGCGCGCTGGCACGGCAATCTGAACATCCGCCGCGACGGGCTCGACGTGAACCGCCTGATGAGCGACTGCCGCGAGGTCATGTTCTCGGCCGGAAGCGCCTGCGCCAGCGGATCGGGTCGCACGAGCCACGTGCTCGAGGCTATCGGCCTGTCGAAAGCGCAGGCGAAGAGCTCCATCCGGCTGGGCTTCGGCCGCTACACGACGATGGACGAGATCGAGCAGGCTGCGAAGGCGATCAATTCGGCGGCACGGGAGCAGGAATTGTGA
- the parC gene encoding DNA topoisomerase IV subunit A — MAITEMDDSGADPFDAIVDAPFDSALSERYLVYALSTITARSLPDLRDGLKPVHRRLLWAMRQLKLDPSSAFKKSARVVGDVIGKYHPHGDASVYDAMVRLAQDFALRYPLVEGQGNFGNIDGDNAAAYRYTEARLTKTALRLMEGLDEGTVDFIPTYNGEEQEPEIFPGLFPNLLANGASGIAVGMATNIPSHNVAEIVDATLEVIDNPHVEHARLMELFKGPDFATGGVVPESAETIAAAYETGRGSLRVRGRFHAAEADKAEDREAGIERLGGGQWQLVISEIPYQVQKGKLIEQIAQAIADKKLPILEDVRDESDEQIRIVLVPRSRNVDPELLKESIYKLTDMETRFGLNLNVLDASRTPMVMGLKELLNNWIASQIDILQRRSQHRLDQIARRLELVEGYIIAFLNLDRVIEIIRYEDDPKAVMMEEFKLTDRQAEAILNMRLRSLRKLEEMQLRQEKDDLLKEQDELEKLLGSPARQRTRLKRDLNSLRKEYGEDTALGRRRTTIEEAAPAVEFSMDAMIEKEPVTVILSQKGWIRGAKGHLPLDQEFKYKEGDAPAFVLHAQTTDKLLLVGDDGRVFTLGADKLPGARGFGEPVRNTLDIEASAQIVSVIVHREGQEVLLAASTGKGFAATTDVMLAETRKGRQVVNLPGDAKLKVARPIPAGHDHVAVVGDNRKLVVFHLEELPRLAKGQGNKLQGYRDGGLSDATTFTLAEGLSWAMGGKGDRTRTETDMWQWKVARGGAGRLPPQGFPRDNRFT; from the coding sequence ATGGCCATTACCGAGATGGACGATTCAGGCGCCGATCCCTTCGACGCCATCGTCGACGCACCTTTCGATTCCGCGCTGTCAGAGCGCTACCTCGTCTATGCGCTGAGCACGATTACCGCGCGCTCGCTGCCCGATCTGCGTGACGGGTTGAAGCCGGTCCACCGCCGCCTGCTGTGGGCCATGCGCCAGTTGAAGCTCGACCCCTCGAGCGCGTTCAAGAAATCGGCCCGCGTGGTCGGCGACGTAATCGGCAAATACCACCCGCATGGCGATGCCTCGGTCTATGATGCGATGGTCCGCCTCGCGCAGGATTTCGCGCTGCGCTATCCGCTGGTCGAGGGGCAGGGCAACTTCGGCAATATCGACGGCGATAATGCGGCGGCTTACCGCTACACCGAAGCCCGCCTGACCAAGACCGCATTGCGCCTCATGGAAGGCCTCGACGAAGGCACGGTCGATTTCATCCCGACCTATAATGGCGAGGAGCAGGAGCCGGAAATCTTCCCCGGCCTGTTCCCCAATTTACTGGCCAACGGGGCAAGCGGCATCGCGGTCGGTATGGCGACCAACATCCCCTCGCACAACGTCGCCGAGATCGTCGATGCGACGCTGGAAGTGATCGACAACCCGCATGTCGAACACGCGCGGCTGATGGAACTTTTCAAGGGGCCGGACTTCGCCACCGGCGGCGTCGTCCCCGAAAGTGCGGAAACGATTGCCGCTGCCTACGAGACCGGGCGCGGCTCGCTGCGCGTGCGCGGCCGCTTCCATGCCGCCGAAGCCGACAAGGCCGAAGACCGCGAAGCGGGGATCGAACGCCTCGGCGGCGGCCAGTGGCAGCTCGTCATCTCCGAAATTCCCTACCAGGTGCAGAAGGGCAAGCTGATCGAGCAGATCGCCCAGGCGATCGCCGACAAGAAACTTCCCATCCTCGAGGACGTGCGCGACGAGAGCGACGAGCAGATCCGCATCGTCCTCGTCCCGCGCAGCCGCAATGTCGATCCCGAACTGCTGAAGGAGAGCATCTACAAGCTCACCGACATGGAAACGCGCTTCGGCCTCAACCTCAATGTGCTCGACGCTTCGCGTACTCCGATGGTCATGGGGCTGAAGGAGCTGCTGAACAACTGGATCGCCAGCCAGATCGACATCCTCCAGCGTCGCAGCCAGCACCGGCTCGACCAGATCGCGCGGCGGCTGGAACTGGTCGAAGGCTATATAATCGCCTTCCTCAACCTCGACCGCGTGATCGAGATCATCCGCTACGAGGACGATCCCAAGGCGGTGATGATGGAGGAGTTCAAGCTCACCGACCGGCAGGCCGAAGCCATCCTCAACATGCGCCTGCGATCTTTGCGCAAGCTGGAGGAAATGCAGCTGCGGCAGGAAAAGGACGACCTGCTGAAAGAGCAGGACGAACTGGAAAAGCTGCTCGGCAGCCCGGCCCGCCAGCGCACCCGCCTGAAGCGCGATCTCAATTCCCTGCGCAAGGAGTATGGCGAGGACACCGCGCTCGGCCGTCGCCGCACCACGATCGAGGAAGCCGCGCCGGCTGTCGAATTCAGCATGGACGCCATGATCGAGAAGGAGCCGGTGACGGTCATCCTTTCGCAGAAGGGCTGGATCCGCGGGGCCAAGGGCCACCTGCCGCTGGACCAGGAGTTCAAATACAAGGAAGGCGATGCGCCCGCCTTCGTGCTGCACGCCCAGACCACCGACAAACTGCTGCTGGTCGGCGACGATGGCCGCGTATTCACGCTGGGGGCGGACAAGCTGCCGGGCGCGCGCGGCTTCGGCGAACCGGTCCGCAACACGCTCGACATCGAGGCGAGCGCGCAGATCGTGTCGGTCATCGTCCACCGCGAAGGGCAGGAAGTCCTGTTGGCCGCGAGCACGGGCAAGGGCTTTGCCGCCACGACCGACGTCATGCTCGCCGAAACCCGCAAGGGCCGCCAGGTGGTGAATCTGCCGGGCGATGCGAAGCTCAAGGTCGCGCGGCCCATTCCCGCAGGCCACGATCATGTCGCCGTGGTGGGCGACAATCGCAAGCTGGTGGTCTTCCACCTCGAGGAACTGCCGCGCCTCGCCAAGGGGCAGGGCAACAAGCTGCAGGGCTACCGCGACGGCGGCCTCAGCGATGCGACCACTTTCACGCTGGCCGAAGGGCTGAGCTGGGCGATGGGCGGCAAGGGCGACCGGACGCGCACCGAAACCGACATGTGGCAGTGGAAGGTCGCGCGCGGCGGGGCCGGGCGCCTGCCGCCGCAGGGCTTCCCGCGCGACAACCGCTTCACCTGA
- a CDS encoding 2Fe-2S iron-sulfur cluster-binding protein, whose amino-acid sequence MKVRFTTSDGSHVDAEAEPGDNLLRVAQAAGMPLEGTCEGQMACSTCHVVVDAEWFERLPEASEEEEDMLDLAAGVRRTSRLSCQILLTADIDGLSVAIPAESHDMSR is encoded by the coding sequence GTGAAGGTCCGGTTCACCACCTCCGATGGTAGTCACGTGGATGCCGAGGCAGAGCCGGGCGATAACCTCCTGCGCGTGGCGCAGGCTGCAGGCATGCCGCTGGAAGGGACCTGCGAAGGGCAGATGGCCTGTTCGACCTGCCACGTGGTCGTCGATGCCGAATGGTTCGAGCGCCTGCCTGAAGCGAGCGAGGAGGAAGAGGATATGCTCGACCTCGCCGCCGGCGTGCGGCGCACCAGTCGGTTGTCTTGCCAGATCTTGCTCACTGCAGACATAGACGGGTTGTCGGTCGCGATCCCCGCCGAAAGTCATGACATGAGCCGATGA
- a CDS encoding helix-turn-helix domain-containing protein, which produces MNRGVDASPADRLAPRTGATTAGVPLAFNREPDPRLRDWVSRSMVAVAEGPADVTLEGYLCNDASYLRSAVDVDWIAMSREGPVPVRDRTILCGQHTRSWKLEYRGGIKVAGLMLRPGALRSLFGLDEKANADCIRMIEETGIPDAEVTGLYRAGMEPADWLQSLEDWFADFIACKAVAPPDPLAQAIELQAFADPNIRLDDFAERVGVSPKQVQRVAQRDFGMTPKQVFRRARILDLAARICGVADEEEEEILLRFFDQAHQIKEFQTFFGVTPGAFKRTRSNLFTLSLEIRQARRLELLERIEPGALRPWMREPILHAVA; this is translated from the coding sequence ATGAACCGCGGTGTGGACGCCTCTCCTGCGGATCGTCTTGCGCCGCGCACGGGGGCGACCACCGCAGGCGTGCCGCTCGCCTTCAACCGCGAACCCGATCCACGGCTGAGGGACTGGGTATCCCGCTCGATGGTCGCGGTCGCCGAAGGGCCCGCAGACGTGACGCTGGAGGGGTATCTCTGCAACGATGCGTCCTACCTGCGCAGCGCCGTGGACGTGGACTGGATAGCGATGAGCCGGGAAGGGCCGGTACCCGTTCGCGACCGGACCATATTGTGCGGCCAGCACACCCGTTCCTGGAAACTGGAATATCGCGGCGGCATAAAGGTGGCAGGCCTGATGCTGCGGCCAGGCGCGCTGCGATCGCTCTTCGGTCTCGACGAGAAGGCCAATGCCGACTGCATCCGGATGATCGAGGAAACAGGCATTCCCGATGCCGAGGTGACCGGGCTCTATCGCGCGGGCATGGAACCGGCCGACTGGTTGCAAAGCCTGGAGGACTGGTTCGCGGATTTCATCGCCTGCAAGGCCGTTGCCCCGCCCGATCCGCTGGCGCAGGCGATCGAACTGCAGGCCTTCGCCGATCCCAATATTCGCCTCGACGATTTTGCCGAACGGGTCGGGGTTTCACCCAAGCAGGTCCAGCGCGTGGCGCAGCGCGATTTCGGCATGACGCCGAAGCAAGTCTTCCGCCGCGCCCGCATCCTCGACCTTGCGGCGCGGATTTGCGGCGTGGCCGACGAGGAAGAGGAGGAAATCCTTCTGCGGTTCTTCGACCAGGCGCACCAGATCAAGGAATTCCAGACCTTCTTCGGAGTGACGCCCGGTGCCTTCAAGCGCACGCGCTCGAACCTTTTCACGCTCAGCCTCGAAATCCGGCAGGCGCGCCGGCTGGAACTGCTCGAACGGATCGAACCGGGTGCCTTGCGCCCCTGGATGCGCGAGCCGATCCTGCATGCCGTAGCCTGA
- a CDS encoding DUF418 domain-containing protein: MATTAQGAPLAGAQTGTPDMLPTKADDRIVALDFVRGAALFGILLMNITAFGLPAAYNNPLNAGGAEGANLGVWVMNAMLFEGTQRGLFSMLFGAGIILFTSRLEAKGRTDVADIYLRRNMWLTGFGLLNGFILLWSGDILYYYGLTAVLLFVFRKLAPRALLAIGVAGLLFNAGWNALDNSLLMRSHDAYVATQVEGATPTAEQKALAGEWEGALADHTITAEKRDVLIAERTAGYWSALKQTAALTVRFESWWFYRDFFDIFSMMIIGMALFKLGVFTLEKSTGFYLAMVAIGYGIGLSVNAYETRMIVADNFSLLAFSQAHITYDLGRLAMTAGHLGLLLLVVRSGIVPAFQRALAAVGRMAFTNYLTHSVVCAIFFVGLGYYGQLQRHELYFVVIAIWIAQLIISPIWLRAYSMGPMEWVWRYLTYGSAPALRKAAPAVA, translated from the coding sequence ATGGCGACTACGGCTCAGGGGGCACCGCTAGCCGGTGCGCAAACCGGTACACCCGACATGCTTCCGACGAAGGCGGACGACCGCATCGTCGCGCTCGATTTCGTTCGCGGGGCGGCGCTTTTCGGCATTCTGCTGATGAATATCACGGCATTCGGCCTGCCCGCTGCCTACAACAACCCGCTGAACGCGGGCGGCGCGGAAGGCGCGAACCTCGGCGTGTGGGTGATGAACGCGATGCTGTTCGAAGGTACGCAGCGCGGGCTATTCTCCATGCTGTTCGGGGCAGGGATCATCCTGTTCACCTCGCGGCTGGAAGCAAAGGGACGCACCGACGTGGCCGACATCTACCTGAGGCGGAACATGTGGCTGACCGGCTTCGGCCTGCTCAACGGCTTCATCCTGCTGTGGTCGGGCGACATCCTCTATTACTACGGCCTCACCGCCGTCCTGCTGTTCGTCTTCCGCAAGCTCGCCCCGCGCGCCCTGCTGGCGATCGGGGTCGCGGGCCTGCTGTTCAATGCCGGCTGGAACGCACTCGACAACTCGCTGCTGATGCGCAGCCACGATGCCTATGTGGCAACGCAGGTCGAGGGTGCCACACCGACAGCGGAGCAGAAGGCGCTTGCCGGCGAGTGGGAAGGCGCGCTGGCCGACCACACGATCACTGCGGAGAAGCGCGACGTGTTAATCGCCGAGCGAACGGCGGGATACTGGAGCGCGCTCAAGCAGACCGCTGCACTGACCGTCCGGTTTGAAAGCTGGTGGTTCTACCGCGATTTCTTCGACATCTTCAGCATGATGATCATCGGCATGGCGCTGTTCAAGCTGGGGGTCTTCACGCTCGAGAAGTCGACCGGTTTCTACCTCGCAATGGTGGCGATCGGCTACGGCATCGGGCTGAGCGTGAATGCCTACGAGACGCGAATGATCGTGGCGGACAACTTCAGCCTGCTCGCTTTCAGCCAGGCGCACATAACCTACGATCTCGGACGATTGGCGATGACTGCCGGGCATCTCGGCCTGCTATTGCTGGTGGTCCGGTCGGGTATCGTGCCCGCCTTCCAGCGCGCGCTGGCAGCGGTGGGACGCATGGCGTTCACCAATTACCTCACCCATTCGGTCGTCTGTGCGATCTTCTTCGTAGGCCTTGGCTATTACGGCCAGCTGCAGCGGCACGAGCTCTACTTCGTAGTGATCGCGATCTGGATCGCGCAGCTCATCATCAGCCCAATCTGGCTACGCGCCTATTCGATGGGGCCGATGGAATGGGTCTGGCGCTACCTGACCTATGGCAGCGCGCCTGCTTTGAGGAAGGCGGCCCCGGCAGTCGCCTAG
- a CDS encoding type 1 glutamine amidotransferase domain-containing protein, with the protein MAQATKRIMILATDGFEQSELMKPKANLEDAGFETTVVSLEKGEIKGWDNKDWGESVGVDKTVEEIDSCEGYDALLLPGGQMNPDILRMNDKAIGIVKMFASTNKPIAAICHAPWLLAEADLIKGKTVTAWPSIRTDLTNAGANVVDQEVATDGNLITSRKPEDIPAFSKALIEMLGESVEQRELENA; encoded by the coding sequence ATGGCACAGGCCACCAAACGCATCATGATCCTCGCCACCGACGGCTTCGAACAGTCCGAACTGATGAAGCCCAAGGCCAACCTCGAAGACGCCGGTTTCGAAACCACCGTAGTCAGCCTCGAAAAAGGCGAGATCAAGGGCTGGGACAACAAGGACTGGGGCGAGAGCGTCGGTGTCGACAAGACGGTCGAAGAGATCGACAGCTGCGAAGGCTATGACGCGCTGCTGCTGCCCGGCGGCCAGATGAATCCCGACATCCTGCGCATGAACGACAAGGCGATCGGCATCGTGAAGATGTTCGCCAGCACCAACAAGCCGATCGCCGCGATCTGCCACGCGCCGTGGCTGCTCGCCGAAGCGGACCTCATCAAGGGCAAGACCGTTACCGCATGGCCCTCGATCCGCACCGACCTGACGAACGCCGGTGCTAACGTCGTTGATCAGGAAGTGGCGACTGACGGCAACCTCATCACCAGCCGCAAGCCGGAAGACATCCCGGCCTTCAGCAAGGCACTGATCGAGATGCTGGGCGAGAGCGTCGAGCAGCGCGAACTCGAGAACGCCTGA